From Cellulomonas chengniuliangii, the proteins below share one genomic window:
- a CDS encoding class II fumarate hydratase, producing the protein MTTTAPAGFRVEHDTMGEVLVPADALYRAQTQRAVENFPISGTRLERGHIEALARIKKAAALANAELGVLDADVAAAVAAAADEVASGAHDAQFPIDVFQTGSGTSSNMNTNEVLATLASARLGRPVHPNDHVNASQSSNDVFPTSVHVAATAAVVRDLEPALEHLAEALEAKAAQFATVVKSGRTHLMDATPVTLGQEFGGYAAAVRYGVERLRAALPRVAEVPLGGTAVGTGINTPAGFPQRVIELLREDTGLPLTEARDHFEAQSSRDGLVELSGALRTIAVSLTKICNDLRWMGSGPNTGLGEIFIPDLQPGSSIMPGKVNPVIPEAVLMVAARVIGNDATVAWAGASGSFELNVQIPVIALGVLESVRLLANASTALADKTIAGIEANVERTRALAESSPSIVTPLNRVIGYEAAAKIAKHSVKHGITVREAVVDLGYVERGEVTEEQLDAALDVLAMTRPPRA; encoded by the coding sequence ATGACCACCACAGCTCCCGCGGGGTTCCGCGTCGAGCACGACACAATGGGCGAGGTCCTCGTCCCCGCCGACGCGCTGTACCGGGCGCAGACCCAACGGGCGGTCGAGAACTTCCCCATCTCCGGCACACGCCTCGAGCGCGGCCACATCGAGGCCCTGGCCAGGATCAAGAAGGCCGCCGCCCTGGCCAACGCCGAGCTCGGGGTGCTGGACGCCGACGTCGCCGCCGCCGTCGCCGCGGCGGCGGACGAGGTCGCCTCCGGCGCCCACGACGCGCAGTTCCCCATCGACGTGTTCCAGACCGGCTCCGGCACGTCCTCCAACATGAACACCAACGAGGTCCTCGCGACGCTGGCGTCGGCTCGCCTCGGGCGCCCGGTGCACCCCAACGACCACGTCAACGCCTCGCAGTCCTCGAACGACGTGTTCCCCACGTCGGTGCACGTCGCGGCCACCGCCGCGGTGGTCCGCGACCTGGAGCCCGCCCTCGAGCACCTCGCCGAGGCGCTCGAGGCCAAGGCCGCGCAGTTCGCCACGGTCGTGAAGTCGGGACGCACGCACCTGATGGACGCGACGCCGGTGACGCTCGGGCAGGAGTTCGGCGGGTACGCCGCCGCTGTCCGGTACGGGGTGGAGCGGCTGCGCGCGGCCCTGCCCCGCGTCGCCGAGGTCCCCCTGGGCGGCACCGCGGTGGGCACCGGGATCAACACCCCGGCCGGCTTCCCGCAGCGGGTCATCGAGCTGCTGCGCGAGGACACCGGCCTTCCGCTCACCGAGGCGCGCGACCACTTCGAGGCGCAGAGCTCCCGCGACGGGCTGGTCGAGCTGTCCGGCGCGCTGCGGACCATCGCGGTGAGCCTCACGAAGATCTGCAACGACCTGCGCTGGATGGGCTCGGGGCCCAACACCGGCCTCGGGGAGATCTTCATCCCCGACCTGCAGCCCGGCTCGTCGATCATGCCGGGCAAGGTCAACCCCGTGATCCCCGAGGCCGTGCTGATGGTGGCGGCCCGCGTGATCGGCAACGACGCGACGGTCGCCTGGGCTGGCGCCAGCGGGTCCTTCGAGCTCAACGTGCAGATCCCGGTGATCGCCCTGGGGGTCCTGGAGTCGGTCAGGCTCCTCGCCAACGCCTCGACGGCTCTGGCTGACAAGACGATCGCGGGCATCGAGGCGAACGTCGAGCGCACCCGCGCGTTGGCGGAGTCCTCCCCGTCGATCGTCACGCCCCTCAACCGGGTGATCGGCTACGAGGCCGCCGCGAAGATCGCCAAGCACTCGGTCAAGCACGGAATCACGGTGCGAGAGGCCGTCGTCGACCTCGGCTACGTCGAGCGGGGAGAGGTCACCGAGGAGCAGCTCGACGCCGCGCTGGACGTGCTCGCCATGACCCGTCCGCCGCGGGCCTGA
- a CDS encoding carbohydrate ABC transporter permease has translation MTTEATRERGRRRGAGDDADKQARAAHSERTRAEARLGWYLAGPAFVIMLAVTLYPILQAFYDSLFRYRLTTPDDRAFIGVENYWVILRDGFFWQSVAVTVLITLVTVVVELILGFALALVMHRAIRRLRGLLRTAILVPYGIITVVSAFAWFYAFDINSGYINHWFGWVPGISTDLNWFAQTGTSLFVIIASEIWKTTPFISLLLLSGLAQVPSDLEEAAEVDGATAWQRFRRVIIPNMKAAIMVAVLFRALDAFRIFDNVFIMTNGANGTTVLSLLAYKTSIGRLEIGLGSAISVLLFLCVILICWVAIKLFKVDLASARGE, from the coding sequence GTGACCACTGAGGCGACACGAGAGCGCGGTCGGCGCCGGGGCGCCGGTGACGACGCCGACAAGCAGGCCAGGGCCGCGCACAGCGAGCGCACGCGCGCGGAGGCGAGGCTCGGCTGGTACCTCGCCGGCCCGGCGTTCGTGATCATGCTGGCCGTCACGCTGTACCCGATCCTGCAGGCCTTCTACGACTCCCTGTTCCGGTACCGGCTGACGACGCCCGACGACAGGGCGTTCATCGGGGTCGAGAACTATTGGGTGATCCTGCGCGACGGGTTCTTCTGGCAGTCCGTGGCGGTCACGGTGCTCATCACCCTGGTCACCGTGGTGGTCGAGCTGATCCTCGGGTTCGCGCTCGCCCTGGTGATGCACCGCGCGATCCGGCGGCTGCGAGGGCTGCTGCGCACGGCCATCCTCGTGCCCTACGGGATCATCACCGTGGTCTCCGCGTTCGCGTGGTTCTACGCGTTCGACATCAACTCCGGCTACATCAACCACTGGTTCGGCTGGGTCCCGGGCATCTCCACCGACCTCAACTGGTTCGCGCAGACCGGCACCAGCCTGTTCGTGATCATCGCCTCCGAGATCTGGAAGACCACGCCGTTCATCTCGCTGCTGCTGCTGTCTGGACTGGCGCAGGTGCCCAGCGACCTGGAGGAGGCGGCGGAGGTGGACGGGGCCACCGCGTGGCAGCGGTTCCGGCGGGTCATCATCCCGAACATGAAGGCCGCGATCATGGTGGCCGTCCTGTTCCGGGCCCTGGACGCGTTCCGCATCTTCGACAACGTGTTCATCATGACCAACGGCGCGAACGGCACGACGGTGCTGTCCCTGCTCGCCTACAAGACCTCGATCGGCCGCCTGGAGATCGGGCTCGGCTCCGCGATCTCGGTGCTGCTGTTCTTGTGCGTGATCCTCATCTGCTGGGTCGCGATCAAGCTCTTCAAGGTCGATCTCGCCAGCGCGAGAGGGGAGTAG
- a CDS encoding carbohydrate ABC transporter permease, whose amino-acid sequence MTGRLTGRQRFWWAVISVFVLVWALFPVVSIFATSFKLPSQLNLGLFWPKTWSTSNYEQILVGDAQTLFLSSLRNSIGISLIATAIAVVLATLAAYAIGRLEFPGKRLILTAALGVSIFPAISIVTPLFNLWRNIGLYDTWLGLIIPYLSLTLPISIWTLAAFFRQIPWELEQAAQVDGATSWQAFRKAIVPLAAPGVFTTALIAFFIAWNDFVYGISLTSTDRARPVPAALAFFTGASQFEEPTGAISAAAVVVTIPVVILVLLFQRQIVAGLTQGAVKG is encoded by the coding sequence ATGACCGGCAGACTGACGGGGCGCCAACGGTTCTGGTGGGCCGTGATCTCGGTGTTCGTCCTGGTGTGGGCGCTGTTCCCCGTGGTGTCGATCTTCGCGACGTCCTTCAAGCTCCCCAGCCAGCTCAACCTGGGACTGTTCTGGCCCAAGACCTGGTCGACCTCCAACTACGAGCAGATCCTCGTCGGCGACGCCCAGACGCTGTTCCTGTCGTCGCTGCGCAACTCGATCGGGATCTCGCTGATCGCCACGGCGATCGCGGTGGTGCTCGCCACCCTCGCGGCCTACGCCATCGGGCGCCTGGAGTTCCCCGGCAAGCGGCTGATCCTCACGGCCGCGCTCGGGGTGTCGATCTTCCCGGCCATCTCGATCGTCACGCCGCTGTTCAACCTGTGGCGCAACATCGGCCTGTACGACACGTGGCTCGGCCTGATCATCCCGTACCTGTCGCTGACACTGCCGATCTCCATCTGGACGCTCGCGGCCTTCTTCCGGCAGATCCCCTGGGAGCTGGAGCAGGCGGCGCAGGTGGACGGGGCCACGAGCTGGCAGGCGTTCCGCAAGGCCATCGTGCCCCTCGCGGCGCCGGGCGTGTTCACCACGGCGCTGATCGCCTTCTTCATCGCCTGGAACGACTTCGTCTACGGCATCTCGCTGACATCCACCGACCGGGCCCGACCGGTGCCCGCAGCCCTGGCCTTCTTCACCGGCGCCTCGCAGTTCGAGGAGCCGACCGGTGCGATCTCCGCGGCCGCGGTCGTCGTCACGATCCCCGTCGTCATCCTCGTCCTGCTGTTCCAACGCCAGATCGTCGCTGGACTGACCCAGGGCGCCGTCAAGGGCTGA
- a CDS encoding carbonic anhydrase, with protein sequence MSRPTTPAQAWTALREGNERFVRGEMAHPAQGIDRRAELSAAQAPYAVIFGCSDSRVAAEIIFDQGLGDVFVVRTAGHVLDTTVIGSIEYGVDVLGASLVVVLGHDSCGAVAAATTALTTGVVPDGFVRAIVDRVIPSIVTLTGAAQGPGIASVSAAELGHEHVRHTVTMLQGYSRSLADAVAEGRCAIVGVEYALAEGDVQLTKAIGDLGEGTPEVP encoded by the coding sequence ATGTCCCGACCCACGACACCTGCCCAGGCCTGGACCGCGCTGCGGGAGGGGAACGAGCGATTCGTCCGCGGCGAGATGGCCCATCCCGCGCAGGGCATCGACCGACGTGCCGAGCTCAGCGCCGCTCAGGCCCCGTACGCGGTGATCTTCGGATGCTCCGACAGCCGGGTCGCCGCCGAGATCATCTTCGACCAGGGGCTCGGCGACGTGTTCGTGGTGCGGACGGCCGGCCACGTGCTGGACACCACCGTGATCGGGTCCATCGAGTACGGGGTGGACGTGCTGGGCGCCTCGCTCGTGGTGGTCCTGGGACACGACTCGTGCGGGGCGGTGGCGGCGGCCACGACGGCGCTCACCACCGGCGTCGTGCCAGACGGGTTCGTGCGCGCGATCGTCGACCGCGTGATCCCCAGCATTGTGACGCTGACCGGGGCGGCGCAGGGGCCGGGGATCGCCAGCGTCTCCGCCGCGGAGCTGGGCCATGAGCATGTGCGGCACACCGTGACGATGCTCCAGGGCTACTCGCGCTCGCTCGCGGACGCCGTCGCCGAGGGACGCTGCGCGATCGTCGGCGTCGAGTACGCGTTGGCCGAGGGTGACGTGCAGCTCACCAAGGCCATCGGCGACCTGGGCGAGGGCACGCCAGAGGTCCCCTGA
- a CDS encoding extracellular solute-binding protein encodes MRRRTRLVGTVLALAVAGGLAACGGSGSGAPTLTWYINPDDGGQAQIASECTEAADGAYTIETSVLPRDASAQREQLARRLAAKDSSIDLMSLDPPFIPEVAEPGFLAPIPEDVQERVTQDVVAGALAGATWKGELVTVPFWANTQLLWYRKSVAAAAGLDMTQPVTWDQLIDAVRTQDVYLAVQGIKSESLTVWINALVSSSGGEIVENPTADAAEVELGLETDAGREAARIMGTIGKEGLAGPGLPTEDENASLSVFQGDKGSFMVNWPFVWSATKAGVEDGTLDQSLLDDIGWAIYPRVDAQTPAGTPYGGINLGVGAYSEHTDLAFEAAECIVTPEHQAYYFAANGNPASNTDAYEDPQVLEAFPMAPVIRESLEQAVPRPQTPYYNDVSIGLQETWHPPSSVSPDSTPQRSTDFITAVLRGERLL; translated from the coding sequence GTGCGAAGACGAACACGGCTGGTCGGCACGGTGCTCGCGCTCGCGGTCGCCGGAGGGCTCGCGGCATGCGGGGGATCGGGCTCGGGCGCTCCGACGCTCACCTGGTACATCAACCCCGACGACGGGGGGCAGGCGCAGATCGCCTCGGAGTGCACCGAGGCCGCAGACGGCGCCTACACGATCGAGACATCGGTGCTCCCCCGGGACGCCAGCGCGCAGCGCGAGCAGCTCGCGCGGCGGCTCGCCGCGAAGGACTCCTCGATCGACCTGATGAGCCTGGACCCGCCTTTCATCCCCGAGGTGGCCGAGCCCGGCTTCCTGGCGCCCATCCCGGAGGACGTGCAGGAGCGCGTCACCCAGGACGTCGTCGCCGGCGCCCTCGCGGGCGCCACGTGGAAGGGCGAGCTGGTCACGGTGCCGTTCTGGGCGAACACCCAGCTGCTCTGGTACCGCAAGTCCGTGGCCGCGGCGGCGGGCCTGGACATGACCCAGCCCGTCACGTGGGACCAGCTCATCGACGCGGTCCGCACGCAAGACGTCTACCTCGCGGTGCAGGGCATCAAGTCCGAGTCCCTCACGGTGTGGATCAACGCGCTCGTCTCCTCCTCGGGGGGCGAGATCGTGGAGAACCCCACGGCCGACGCCGCGGAGGTCGAGCTCGGCCTTGAGACCGACGCGGGCCGTGAGGCCGCGCGCATCATGGGCACCATCGGCAAGGAAGGGCTCGCCGGCCCAGGGCTCCCCACCGAGGACGAGAACGCGTCGCTGTCGGTGTTCCAGGGGGACAAGGGCTCGTTCATGGTGAACTGGCCGTTCGTGTGGTCGGCCACCAAGGCGGGCGTCGAGGACGGCACCCTCGACCAGAGCCTGCTCGATGACATCGGCTGGGCGATCTACCCGCGTGTCGACGCCCAGACGCCCGCGGGCACGCCGTACGGGGGCATCAACCTCGGCGTCGGGGCCTACAGCGAGCACACCGACCTGGCCTTCGAGGCGGCCGAGTGCATCGTCACGCCCGAGCACCAGGCGTACTACTTCGCGGCGAACGGCAACCCGGCGTCCAACACCGACGCCTACGAGGACCCGCAGGTCCTCGAGGCCTTCCCGATGGCCCCCGTGATCCGCGAGTCCCTCGAGCAGGCGGTGCCGCGCCCGCAGACGCCGTACTACAACGACGTGTCGATCGGGCTCCAGGAGACCTGGCACCCGCCGTCCTCCGTCTCGCCCGACTCGACACCCCAGAGGTCAACCGACTTCATCACGGCCGTGCTGCGAGGGGAGCGACTGCTGTGA